One stretch of Rosistilla oblonga DNA includes these proteins:
- a CDS encoding Gfo/Idh/MocA family protein, whose protein sequence is MHLPASQSNPSRRRFLTQAAAVTAIAASSPIKLRAAANDRMNIAFIGVGGRGGGNLNSVAKDPSVNVVALCDVNRRNLEKAASQHPKARTFEDFRKLYDDANDIDAVVISTSEHTHAYATMPALRLGKHVYCEKPLTHNVYESRAITKAAADAGVVTQMGTQIHATSNYRRVVELVQSGAIGNVGEVHTWVGRAWGLQSPEDAKANRDIVSVQEMPTEGMTPPEYLNWDLWLGPAQYRPFHEVYFPGPKWYRWWDFGNGTMSDLGSHWNDLAYWAMKFDAPTSIEAFGDEPHPEIAPASMSAVYEYGARGDLPAAKHFWYQGSHKPQIWKDKGIPQWGSGTLFIGDKGMLLSDYSKHVLLPEADFADFKRPEPFIADSPGHHQEWINACKGEGETGSPFSYAGPLTEANHLGNVAFRAGQKILWDSEAMKITNMDGERFLRRMNPREGWSLG, encoded by the coding sequence ATGCATCTCCCCGCCTCGCAATCCAATCCATCGCGCCGTCGATTCTTAACTCAGGCAGCTGCGGTTACAGCGATCGCCGCCAGTTCGCCGATCAAGCTGCGAGCCGCTGCCAACGATCGAATGAACATCGCCTTTATCGGGGTTGGTGGGCGCGGCGGCGGGAACTTGAATTCGGTCGCCAAAGATCCTTCGGTGAACGTGGTGGCGCTGTGCGACGTCAATCGCCGCAACCTGGAAAAGGCGGCTTCGCAACATCCCAAGGCGCGGACCTTTGAAGATTTCCGCAAGCTGTACGACGATGCCAACGATATCGATGCGGTTGTCATTTCGACCAGCGAGCACACTCACGCGTATGCGACGATGCCGGCGCTGCGATTGGGCAAACACGTCTATTGTGAAAAGCCGCTGACTCACAATGTCTACGAATCGCGAGCGATCACCAAAGCCGCAGCCGATGCGGGCGTGGTCACTCAGATGGGAACGCAGATCCACGCCACGTCGAACTATCGCCGCGTGGTCGAATTGGTCCAAAGTGGTGCAATTGGCAACGTCGGCGAAGTCCACACCTGGGTCGGCCGCGCTTGGGGACTGCAAAGCCCCGAAGATGCAAAAGCGAATCGCGACATCGTTTCGGTGCAGGAAATGCCTACCGAAGGGATGACTCCGCCCGAATATCTGAACTGGGACCTGTGGCTGGGGCCAGCTCAATATCGTCCCTTCCACGAGGTCTATTTCCCCGGTCCTAAATGGTATCGCTGGTGGGATTTTGGCAACGGGACGATGAGCGACCTGGGCAGCCACTGGAACGACCTGGCCTACTGGGCGATGAAGTTCGATGCCCCGACGTCGATCGAAGCGTTCGGCGACGAACCGCATCCGGAGATCGCACCGGCGTCGATGTCGGCGGTTTACGAATACGGAGCCCGCGGCGATCTGCCGGCGGCCAAACACTTCTGGTACCAGGGATCGCACAAGCCGCAGATCTGGAAAGACAAGGGGATTCCTCAGTGGGGCAGCGGCACGCTGTTCATCGGCGACAAGGGGATGCTGCTGTCGGATTACAGCAAACATGTGCTGTTGCCCGAAGCCGACTTTGCCGACTTCAAACGTCCCGAACCATTTATCGCCGACTCGCCTGGGCACCATCAAGAATGGATCAACGCCTGCAAGGGTGAGGGCGAGACCGGCAGCCCGTTCAGTTACGCTGGGCCGTTGACCGAAGCGAATCACTTGGGGAACGTCGCCTTCCGCGCCGGACAAAAGATCCTGTGGGACAGCGAAGCGATGAAGATCACCAACATGGATGGCGAGCGGTTCCTGCGACGGATGAACCCGCGCGAAGGCTGGTCGTTGGGTTAA
- a CDS encoding neutral/alkaline non-lysosomal ceramidase N-terminal domain-containing protein, which translates to MKWLTCFIFALLPLTASAQPWQAGSARIVITPDEPIWMAGYGGRDHPAEGKLTDLWAKSLVLQDASGHTAVLITLDLVGIHRDTTTKICEQIGKKHNLSRDQIAINCSHTHTGPAVGANLGPLHYVQVPEEQKQQLDDYEQQLIEKIVSIVDSSFESLQPSWLTWGNGRCSVAVNRRDNVQNDVPTLRVQGKLNGPSDHDVPVLLVRDADQKLRTVVFGYACHATVLGIYQWSGDYPGYAQIEVEERYPEAIAMFWAGCGADQNPLPRRTIELAQQYGKRLGTAVAEVVEGFVHPVESSLQTSYTELDLPLVGVPTVEEVIQTRETTKNKFERGRAEYILGRLGDAKALDETYPYPVASWKIGNDIRMVFLGGEVVVDYALRLKSTAAGTPEDSPTMIWVAGYSNDVMAYIPSRRVLNEGGYEGGGSNVYYGIPGLWSEKIENLIAGEVAKQWATPKPQPAETSSK; encoded by the coding sequence ATGAAATGGCTCACTTGTTTCATCTTTGCGCTACTGCCACTCACCGCATCGGCTCAGCCCTGGCAAGCTGGTTCGGCACGGATCGTGATCACTCCCGATGAACCGATCTGGATGGCAGGCTACGGCGGACGCGACCATCCAGCCGAAGGCAAGTTGACTGATCTGTGGGCCAAGTCGCTGGTGCTGCAAGACGCGTCCGGGCACACCGCCGTCCTGATCACTCTGGATCTTGTCGGCATCCATCGCGATACCACGACAAAAATCTGCGAGCAGATCGGCAAGAAACACAATCTGTCGCGCGACCAAATCGCAATCAACTGCTCTCACACGCATACCGGGCCGGCTGTCGGTGCGAACCTGGGACCACTGCATTACGTGCAGGTGCCGGAAGAGCAGAAGCAGCAACTGGACGATTACGAGCAACAGTTGATCGAGAAGATCGTATCGATCGTCGACTCCTCTTTTGAATCGCTCCAGCCCAGCTGGCTCACCTGGGGCAACGGCCGCTGCAGCGTCGCCGTCAACCGACGCGACAACGTTCAGAACGATGTCCCCACCCTGCGAGTCCAGGGAAAACTGAACGGACCCTCCGACCACGACGTCCCTGTCCTGTTGGTCCGCGACGCCGATCAAAAGCTACGCACGGTCGTCTTCGGTTACGCTTGTCACGCCACCGTGCTGGGAATCTATCAATGGTCGGGCGACTATCCCGGCTACGCTCAGATCGAAGTCGAAGAGCGTTACCCCGAAGCGATCGCGATGTTCTGGGCGGGCTGCGGTGCCGACCAAAATCCCTTGCCACGGCGTACGATCGAATTGGCTCAACAGTACGGCAAGCGATTGGGAACAGCGGTTGCCGAAGTCGTCGAAGGATTTGTCCACCCAGTCGAATCCTCGCTGCAAACCAGCTACACCGAACTCGACCTTCCTCTGGTCGGTGTGCCGACGGTTGAAGAAGTGATCCAAACGCGTGAGACAACAAAAAACAAGTTTGAACGCGGCCGAGCGGAATACATTTTGGGTCGACTGGGCGACGCGAAAGCGCTCGACGAAACCTATCCCTATCCCGTCGCGAGCTGGAAAATTGGCAACGACATTCGGATGGTCTTCCTCGGCGGCGAAGTCGTCGTCGATTACGCGCTGCGACTGAAATCGACAGCCGCCGGCACGCCGGAGGATAGCCCGACGATGATCTGGGTCGCCGGATACAGCAACGACGTAATGGCCTACATCCCCTCGCGCCGCGTCCTCAACGAAGGGGGCTACGAAGGGGGCGGATCGAACGTCTACTACGGCATCCCCGGCCTGTGGTCGGAAAAGATCGAGAACCTGATCGCCGGTGAAGTCGCCAAGCAATGGGCGACCCCCAAACCGCAGCCCGCTGAAACGTCGAGCAAATAA
- a CDS encoding tetratricopeptide repeat protein, with amino-acid sequence MLFHHAIRVPLLLAVLSILGGTAPLAFADGEGQPDLDEAMVMRLDAKTLDDLNKIGDLLQSALAKGLDKENEGFAKQMLAGVALERGKAIAQQMFRQPQAGNLAQLRGEALKHLETAVDNDPSLAEAQTLIARLNALPGGDRTRALKAAAAAVESLQEDPHAQSEAYMLRALMQTDIEARLADINKAIETNSENIEAYQARSQFYFQQQKFDEAVADLQHVLKVDPTNTRVTATAVKALAELKRLDEAKKILDDGLKAKPDASLYQLRAAIYRNEDKLDEAIADLNKAIELQPRDPASLFARAEIYLSRDDTAAARRDLDKAMELNPGSVQGVLLRAYLSAEEGRLPDAINDMKLLVRSFPENATWAIQLASFYQMDNRPRKAIDVTTDVIRREPGNWRALRIRADTRLSVGEHKEAIADYEAALKAEIEIDDSKAGILNNLAWVMATSPQDGVRDGARSLEMAEQAAKLTEYKQAHILSTLAAAYAETGDFDKALEWSEKAVDLGKEDGHEQLKQLQEELDSYKNKKPWREEQNVEENKAPIFSAEDIIDT; translated from the coding sequence ATGTTGTTCCACCACGCTATTCGCGTTCCGCTGCTGCTCGCAGTGCTATCGATTCTTGGGGGAACCGCCCCGCTGGCCTTTGCCGACGGCGAGGGGCAGCCCGATTTGGACGAAGCGATGGTCATGCGGTTGGACGCCAAGACGCTGGACGACTTAAATAAGATCGGCGATCTGTTGCAGTCGGCTCTCGCCAAGGGATTGGACAAAGAGAACGAAGGCTTTGCCAAGCAGATGCTAGCTGGCGTGGCGCTCGAGCGAGGCAAGGCGATCGCTCAACAGATGTTCCGTCAACCGCAAGCCGGCAATCTGGCTCAACTGCGTGGCGAAGCGCTCAAGCACCTCGAGACCGCTGTCGACAACGATCCTTCGCTAGCGGAAGCGCAGACGCTGATCGCACGCTTGAACGCATTGCCCGGTGGCGATCGCACGCGAGCCTTGAAAGCGGCCGCCGCAGCCGTGGAGTCTTTACAAGAAGATCCCCATGCGCAAAGCGAAGCCTACATGCTGCGAGCGCTGATGCAAACCGACATCGAAGCGCGGCTGGCCGACATTAATAAAGCGATCGAAACGAACAGCGAGAACATCGAAGCCTATCAAGCTCGATCGCAGTTCTATTTCCAACAACAGAAGTTCGACGAAGCGGTCGCCGACCTGCAACACGTCCTGAAAGTCGATCCGACCAACACCCGCGTCACCGCGACAGCTGTCAAAGCGCTCGCCGAACTGAAGCGTTTGGACGAAGCCAAGAAGATCCTCGACGATGGCCTGAAAGCCAAACCCGATGCGTCGCTGTATCAGTTGCGAGCGGCGATCTATCGCAACGAGGACAAACTGGACGAAGCGATCGCCGACCTCAACAAAGCGATCGAACTGCAGCCTCGCGACCCGGCATCGCTGTTCGCCCGCGCCGAGATCTATCTCAGCCGCGACGACACCGCCGCAGCTCGTCGCGACTTGGACAAAGCGATGGAATTGAATCCCGGCAGCGTGCAGGGCGTTCTGCTGCGAGCCTACCTGTCGGCTGAAGAGGGACGGCTGCCCGATGCGATCAACGACATGAAACTGTTGGTCCGCAGCTTCCCCGAAAACGCCACCTGGGCGATCCAATTGGCTTCGTTCTACCAAATGGACAACCGTCCGCGGAAAGCGATCGATGTCACGACCGATGTGATTCGCCGCGAACCAGGCAATTGGCGGGCTCTGCGAATCCGAGCCGACACGCGGCTGAGCGTTGGCGAACATAAAGAAGCGATCGCCGACTACGAAGCGGCTCTGAAAGCCGAAATCGAGATCGACGACAGCAAAGCAGGGATCCTCAACAACTTGGCTTGGGTGATGGCGACCAGCCCTCAAGACGGAGTCCGCGACGGCGCTCGTTCGCTCGAAATGGCCGAACAAGCGGCCAAGCTGACCGAATACAAACAGGCTCATATCCTCAGCACGCTCGCCGCAGCATACGCCGAAACGGGCGACTTCGACAAAGCGTTGGAGTGGTCCGAGAAAGCTGTCGACCTGGGCAAAGAGGACGGCCACGAACAGCTGAAGCAGCTGCAAGAGGAACTCGACAGCTACAAAAACAAGAAGCCGTGGCGAGAGGAACAGAACGTCGAAGAGAACAAAGCGCCGATCTTCTCGGCTGAAGATATCATCGACACCTGA
- a CDS encoding prenyltransferase/squalene oxidase repeat-containing protein — MTYLEALTIRLAQGAAELPEAMRQRQGDWLLAQQRPDGGFAGREGGSDLYYTAFALRSLMILGLLDGEPADRAAEFLKQRLQGREAIIDLISLIMAAKMLEISSGIDVMQSANGGWQDAIAELLETLRREDGGYAKSPEGRAGSTYQTFLTLLCYELIERSPPEPRQIEAFIRGQAQVEGGFLEIRVGKRAGVNPTAAAIGALRVLQRLDEPTQLLTTEFLAEMQINDGGMTANTRIPIADLLSTCTAIVTLTDLQSLDQIDRAAATRYVHSMERPGGGFAGFEMDPAEDVEYTFYGLAACSLLSL; from the coding sequence GTGACATATCTTGAGGCGTTGACGATCCGGTTGGCTCAAGGTGCGGCGGAGCTGCCCGAAGCGATGCGGCAGCGACAGGGTGATTGGCTGTTGGCTCAACAGCGACCCGACGGCGGTTTCGCCGGTCGCGAAGGGGGCAGTGATCTCTATTACACCGCCTTTGCTCTGCGGTCGTTGATGATCCTGGGCCTGTTGGATGGCGAACCGGCCGATCGCGCCGCCGAATTCTTGAAACAGCGGTTGCAGGGACGCGAAGCGATCATCGATCTGATCTCGTTGATCATGGCGGCCAAGATGCTGGAGATCTCCTCGGGGATCGATGTGATGCAGTCGGCCAACGGCGGCTGGCAAGATGCGATCGCCGAGCTGTTGGAAACGCTCCGCCGCGAGGACGGAGGGTATGCGAAGAGCCCCGAGGGGCGAGCTGGCAGCACCTATCAAACCTTCCTGACACTGTTGTGTTACGAATTGATCGAACGCTCGCCGCCGGAACCTCGCCAGATCGAAGCCTTCATTCGCGGCCAGGCTCAGGTCGAAGGTGGCTTCTTGGAAATTCGCGTCGGCAAGCGGGCGGGAGTGAATCCGACGGCGGCGGCGATCGGTGCGCTGCGGGTGCTACAGAGACTGGATGAACCGACACAGCTGTTGACGACTGAATTTCTCGCCGAAATGCAGATAAATGATGGCGGCATGACAGCCAACACGCGGATTCCTATTGCCGACTTGTTAAGCACATGTACGGCGATCGTGACCTTAACCGATCTGCAATCGTTGGATCAGATCGATCGGGCCGCTGCCACGCGTTATGTCCATAGCATGGAACGGCCGGGGGGCGGGTTCGCCGGATTCGAAATGGATCCTGCCGAAGACGTTGAATATACCTTTTATGGGCTCGCCGCATGTTCGTTGCTGTCGTTGTGA
- a CDS encoding glycosyltransferase family 87 protein, with protein MKESTTDTEPRDDAAVASTQRRRQIVSWLAAACFLIGVVLTAGRIVLAYQTPGPFDPSRQGYCDFHNGVYFPALAFRQGVSPYSSAYVQQYPVERSIPFYSPLVLALHAPLTWLPLAVAEVVYFIVSLGMLLGIAWLSVRWTTGGAGAGWRWDWFWIVASGLVFTRGGQQTLFTGYFTFELILGALLAVHYGKTHPWRSVLGLVVISCKPTFVLPIAGLMLFRGNIKAVTLAGVISLVLAVACFGWLIQSGSAAELMSDIGTSQDVHRSDDYELPANTWTRIDLLAIVAKWTDWVPGDATHLVWMIGLLLPAAIVLMVYHRHNCDDGAATGLSGAIVLLTSLVAIFHQVYDVMILTPAIVAILIALRPAWDALSWQMRMFLAISMLMPALNYASSLMVLNRFQIDGFAKDVVTSLNAISLLIACVVLLVLAWNRCGGRANRASV; from the coding sequence ATGAAGGAATCGACGACCGACACCGAACCGCGAGACGACGCGGCGGTTGCGTCGACGCAGCGGCGTCGCCAAATCGTTTCTTGGCTGGCCGCCGCTTGCTTCTTGATCGGTGTCGTGCTGACCGCCGGTCGCATCGTCTTAGCCTATCAAACCCCTGGCCCGTTCGACCCTTCGCGGCAGGGTTACTGCGACTTTCACAACGGCGTCTATTTTCCGGCACTTGCGTTTCGGCAAGGTGTCTCGCCCTACAGTTCCGCCTATGTCCAGCAGTATCCGGTCGAGCGGTCGATCCCGTTTTATTCCCCCTTGGTCCTCGCACTCCACGCCCCTTTGACCTGGTTGCCGCTGGCGGTTGCCGAAGTTGTGTACTTCATCGTGTCGCTTGGCATGCTGTTGGGAATCGCCTGGCTTTCCGTCCGCTGGACGACTGGCGGTGCCGGTGCGGGATGGCGTTGGGATTGGTTTTGGATCGTTGCGAGCGGCTTGGTTTTCACACGTGGTGGGCAACAGACGCTCTTCACCGGCTACTTCACTTTCGAATTGATCCTGGGAGCTTTGCTTGCTGTCCACTATGGCAAGACGCATCCCTGGCGGAGCGTGTTGGGACTGGTGGTCATCTCGTGCAAGCCGACGTTTGTGCTGCCGATCGCGGGGTTGATGTTGTTTCGCGGCAACATTAAAGCTGTAACGTTGGCCGGAGTGATCTCGTTGGTTCTTGCGGTCGCTTGTTTCGGCTGGTTGATCCAGTCGGGTTCGGCGGCGGAATTGATGTCCGATATCGGCACCAGCCAAGATGTTCACCGGAGCGACGACTACGAACTGCCAGCTAACACGTGGACGCGTATCGACCTCTTAGCGATCGTTGCGAAATGGACCGATTGGGTGCCCGGTGATGCAACTCATTTGGTGTGGATGATCGGGCTGCTGTTGCCCGCCGCGATCGTGTTGATGGTCTATCACCGCCACAATTGCGACGACGGTGCGGCGACGGGACTCAGCGGCGCGATCGTGCTGCTGACCTCCTTGGTCGCCATTTTTCATCAGGTCTACGATGTGATGATTTTGACGCCGGCGATCGTTGCAATTTTGATCGCGTTGCGACCGGCATGGGATGCGTTGAGCTGGCAAATGCGGATGTTTTTGGCGATCTCGATGTTGATGCCCGCTCTGAATTACGCTTCGAGTTTGATGGTCTTAAATCGCTTCCAGATCGATGGTTTTGCGAAGGATGTTGTCACCAGCCTGAACGCGATTTCACTGCTAATCGCCTGCGTGGTGCTGCTGGTTTTGGCCTGGAACCGTTGTGGTGGCAGAGCAAACCGAGCCTCCGTTTAA
- a CDS encoding SGNH/GDSL hydrolase family protein, giving the protein MMKLTRRNLLQSTIVAGVAASSVTTATTVSAANDSNVQSLPEGAVILFQGDSITDARRDRKKQTANQSAGLGDGYPFLIAGGLLESHPAKRLQIHNRGISGNKVPDLAKRWQADCLDLKPNILSILVGVNDIWHKLNGRYDGSVAVYESGYRELIEGTLSALPDVRVVVCEPFVLRCGAVNDKWFPEFDQRREAALRVAESMSLTVVPFQQMFDKAIDEAPPAYWAADGVHPTLAGHTLMAKTWRETVGV; this is encoded by the coding sequence ATGATGAAACTCACGCGTCGCAATCTTTTGCAATCCACGATCGTCGCTGGCGTCGCCGCTTCGAGTGTCACTACCGCAACGACCGTGTCGGCTGCTAATGATTCCAACGTTCAATCGCTTCCCGAGGGCGCGGTGATTCTGTTTCAAGGGGATTCGATTACCGATGCCCGCCGCGATCGCAAGAAACAGACGGCGAATCAATCGGCTGGGCTTGGCGATGGCTATCCGTTTCTGATCGCCGGTGGTTTGTTGGAGTCGCATCCGGCCAAGCGGTTGCAGATCCACAATCGTGGGATCAGTGGAAACAAGGTCCCCGATCTTGCGAAGCGTTGGCAAGCAGATTGTTTGGATCTGAAGCCGAACATCTTGAGCATCCTGGTCGGTGTGAACGACATCTGGCACAAGCTCAACGGCCGCTATGACGGTTCGGTCGCGGTCTACGAAAGTGGCTACCGCGAACTGATAGAGGGAACGTTGTCGGCGCTGCCCGATGTTCGCGTTGTCGTTTGCGAACCGTTTGTGCTGCGATGTGGTGCGGTCAACGACAAGTGGTTCCCCGAATTCGATCAGCGACGCGAGGCGGCGCTTCGCGTTGCCGAGTCGATGAGCCTGACCGTGGTTCCGTTCCAGCAGATGTTCGACAAAGCGATCGACGAAGCCCCGCCGGCCTACTGGGCAGCCGATGGCGTCCATCCAACGCTGGCCGGCCACACGCTGATGGCGAAGACCTGGCGAGAAACCGTCGGCGTCTAA
- a CDS encoding DUF1559 domain-containing protein, translated as MKRIHPLHGPRRGFTLVELLVVIAIIGILVGLLLPAVQAAREAARRMQCSNNMKQLGIALHNYHDINKRFPPCSIDGNGKIGIFVRLLPFMEQQAMFDQVRYDGNYVQNLPISLNRLDTLLCPSGPQLYSTSTAANEADCYTSHYYGNSGPVGTNGQTGQTYTRDTTRENASFGEYATDGIFQLRSNLRFADILDGTTNTIGIGELSYQKYGFYRAWTRGLYWYNGVALLSSKNHKWPINAAVNGGFTMTFNNGGYGSQHPGGCMMGMMDGSVRFLSETIDMTTYRAAASRASGEVQGI; from the coding sequence ATGAAGCGAATCCATCCTCTTCATGGCCCGCGACGCGGCTTTACGCTGGTCGAATTATTGGTGGTGATTGCAATTATCGGCATCCTGGTCGGATTGCTGCTGCCGGCGGTTCAGGCGGCTCGCGAAGCTGCCCGGCGGATGCAGTGTTCCAACAACATGAAGCAGCTTGGCATCGCGCTGCACAACTACCACGACATCAACAAGCGGTTTCCGCCGTGCAGCATCGATGGCAACGGCAAGATCGGGATCTTTGTCCGACTACTGCCGTTCATGGAGCAGCAAGCGATGTTCGACCAGGTCCGCTACGACGGCAACTACGTTCAGAACCTGCCAATTTCGCTCAACCGCCTCGACACGCTGCTGTGCCCCAGCGGTCCGCAACTCTATTCGACCAGCACCGCAGCCAACGAAGCCGACTGTTACACCAGCCATTACTATGGAAATTCGGGACCGGTTGGAACCAACGGCCAGACCGGGCAGACGTACACGCGAGACACGACGCGGGAGAACGCAAGCTTTGGCGAATACGCGACCGATGGCATTTTCCAACTGCGCAGCAACCTTCGCTTCGCCGACATCCTCGATGGCACGACCAACACGATCGGGATCGGCGAACTGTCGTATCAGAAATACGGTTTCTATCGTGCATGGACCCGCGGATTGTACTGGTACAACGGTGTCGCGTTGCTGTCGAGCAAGAATCACAAATGGCCAATCAATGCCGCGGTTAACGGCGGCTTCACGATGACCTTCAACAACGGCGGATACGGGTCCCAACACCCCGGCGGATGCATGATGGGAATGATGGACGGATCGGTTCGCTTCCTATCCGAAACCATCGACATGACCACTTACCGCGCTGCCGCCAGCCGCGCCTCGGGTGAGGTGCAAGGAATCTAG
- a CDS encoding heavy metal translocating P-type ATPase: MISVHLVLRFGTASSPMAANIPLWAVFVFGGVPLVFDLLQKMLRREFGSDLLAGISIVASALLSEYLAGALVVLMLSGGEALEAYAVRSASSVLRALSKRMPSVAHRKQGASVVDVPLQELAIGDIVSVFPHEICPIDGSVVEGHGVMDESFLTGEPYMMSKTPGSAVLSGAINGETALLIRADKLAIDSRYAKIMEVMAASEQNKPQMRRLADKLGAWYTPLAVAIGIAAWAMSGDPVRFLAVMVVATPCPLLIAIPVAIIGSISLAARRAIIVRDPSALETADTCRTLIFDKTGTLTYGKPNLTSQVVASGFVEADVLQWVASLEVYSKHPLSRAIVAAAESAGLTLLSVGEVSERPGAGLRGKVGETSVRVTSRNKLLKQQPELASQLPDQQAGLECVILIDEQYAATYRFRDTPRTDGARFIGHLGPLHHISRTMLVSGDRESEVAYLAEQVGIQSVYSSQSPEQKLAIVNAETAKANSIYVGDGINDAPALMAATVGIAFGQNSDVTTSAADVVVMDSSLRKIDEFLHISRRMRRIAMQSAIGGMALSIIGMTIAAAGYLPPVAGAISQEVIDIVAVLNALRVAIVPKTMIDFESSE, encoded by the coding sequence ATGATCAGCGTGCATCTGGTACTGCGGTTCGGCACGGCCAGCAGTCCGATGGCGGCAAACATTCCACTCTGGGCGGTGTTCGTTTTTGGTGGTGTGCCGTTGGTCTTCGACCTGCTGCAGAAGATGTTGCGGCGCGAGTTTGGCTCCGACCTGCTGGCGGGAATTTCGATTGTCGCATCGGCGTTGTTGAGTGAATATCTGGCGGGGGCGTTAGTCGTGTTGATGCTCTCCGGTGGCGAAGCGTTGGAAGCCTACGCCGTCCGCAGCGCGTCGTCGGTACTGCGAGCGCTCAGCAAACGCATGCCATCGGTCGCGCATCGCAAACAGGGAGCATCGGTCGTCGACGTTCCACTGCAGGAACTTGCGATCGGCGACATCGTTTCGGTCTTCCCTCACGAGATCTGCCCGATCGACGGGAGCGTCGTGGAAGGGCACGGCGTGATGGACGAATCGTTTCTGACCGGCGAACCCTACATGATGTCCAAGACGCCCGGCTCGGCAGTCCTCTCCGGCGCGATCAATGGCGAAACGGCGCTGCTGATTCGAGCCGACAAACTGGCGATCGATTCCCGTTACGCCAAGATCATGGAAGTCATGGCGGCCTCCGAACAGAACAAGCCGCAGATGCGGCGACTGGCCGACAAACTGGGTGCTTGGTACACACCGTTGGCCGTCGCGATCGGGATCGCCGCCTGGGCGATGTCGGGCGATCCGGTTCGCTTTTTAGCCGTGATGGTCGTCGCTACACCCTGTCCGTTGCTGATCGCAATTCCTGTTGCGATCATCGGATCGATCTCGCTGGCCGCGCGGCGAGCGATCATCGTCCGCGATCCCTCGGCACTGGAAACTGCTGACACCTGCCGCACGTTGATCTTCGATAAGACCGGCACTCTGACGTACGGCAAACCCAATCTGACATCCCAAGTTGTGGCGTCAGGATTTGTGGAAGCCGACGTTTTGCAGTGGGTTGCCAGTCTGGAAGTCTATTCCAAACATCCGTTATCGCGGGCGATCGTCGCGGCAGCTGAATCCGCCGGGCTCACGCTACTAAGCGTTGGCGAGGTCAGCGAGCGGCCCGGCGCAGGCTTGCGAGGCAAGGTCGGCGAGACTTCGGTGCGGGTCACCAGCCGCAACAAGCTGCTCAAACAACAACCAGAACTAGCGTCACAACTTCCCGATCAACAAGCGGGACTGGAGTGCGTGATCTTGATCGATGAACAGTACGCGGCGACCTACCGATTCCGCGACACCCCGCGAACCGACGGGGCCCGTTTCATCGGCCACTTGGGCCCTTTGCATCACATCTCGCGAACTATGTTGGTCTCGGGCGATCGGGAATCGGAAGTCGCTTATCTGGCCGAACAAGTTGGCATCCAGAGCGTCTACAGCAGCCAAAGCCCCGAACAGAAACTGGCGATCGTCAACGCCGAGACCGCCAAGGCGAACAGCATCTACGTGGGAGATGGGATCAACGACGCACCGGCGCTGATGGCCGCGACGGTGGGGATCGCGTTCGGCCAGAACAGCGATGTGACCACGTCGGCAGCCGATGTCGTCGTGATGGACAGCTCGCTACGGAAGATCGATGAATTCTTACACATCAGCCGGCGGATGCGGCGGATCGCGATGCAGAGTGCGATCGGCGGAATGGCGCTAAGCATCATCGGGATGACAATCGCCGCGGCCGGCTATTTGCCTCCCGTCGCCGGCGCGATCAGCCAAGAAGTGATCGACATCGTCGCGGTACTCAACGCCCTCCGCGTGGCGATCGTTCCCAAGACGATGATCGATTTTGAATCGAGCGAATAA